AAAATTACTACTTTTTAAGGAGAAAATATCTCTATTATTGCTTTTTGTAGTTatgatatttcaatttaaaattttgatttttaaaCACAGTAACTGAATCTATACGAATATCAGGTTATTTATCTGTAAGAAATATGTATTACAAAAAAATGATAGGTACATCCTTCATTCGTAGTTTGTTATACTGATTGCTACTTGTTTCAGTCTCTCTCTTATCCTCATTTAAAACTTTCGCATATTTGTTTACATCTTCCTGTGTAAAAATAACATGCATTAACATACCTGAATAGGGCTGCTAAACTAGGTCCAACGGTATCTTGATTCGCTTCCGCAGAATTCTGATCTCCCAAACTTTGTCTACAAATAGGGCAAGTCCCgtgctataaaaaaaaaaagaagaaaaagaaaaaagaagaagaagtaaGTACCGAAGAAGAAATGTTATCCATAACGTAGGACGTGTGACACAGAAGTAGTAGAGtaacaaaaatgcaaaaaacctTCTTCTATTAAAAATTCCTTTTTTTACAACTTACCAATTCTAACCATGGTATGATACATGGCGCATGATATAGGTGTTGACAAGGAAGTTGTCTAACCGGTTCCGAGAGTTTGAAGTCCTCCCAACAAACTGAACATTGCAGTTTACTATCTACGCGTAATGAAAAATATCGTTCATGGAAAATAGATTATCATGTCTATATCTAgacgttattttatttcattttcggACCGAAACACAAATTATGACTTTATACTCACCAACTTGACTTTGAGTCACATTTGTAGTTGGTATTTCATCGATTTGTTTCCTTGGCAAGGGAGGTGGTCCGGTTCCATCCAACTGGTTTAATAACTGTGTTACGATTGCGTCCAAACCATCCTGACCCCAAACATAATCTCCGGGATTTCCCAAGAACAGtctaatattcaatctacattattttgttttattttagtaaTACCAAATGTCGAATAAAACAACAGTGACTTTTATCCTGGGTGAACAAGCTTTTTAACTTTTTTCTTCCTGCGATAATATAATACTTTTTACGATACTTCCGTACGTACATGATATGCGTGTATATTAACATATTCGTCGCCGTGTACAATTAAAGATAGAAAATAGTTAGAAACGTTCGAAAGTATTCATTTATTTACAACCTTTTTTTATACACTTTCACTCTGAATGCACTGAAATgattaaatgaaatattttcgaCAGCGAATGTGTTAACATTGTAAATAAATATAAGTCAAACAATGATTTTTtacttatcagtataatagctatAAGATCATTCTAATATTTATCCTTTCAAATACAGCGATAGCAAACACATGACTGACTTTCTAGCGGATATTTGACTAAAAAACAAACCAGGACTACTAtacaataatttatatttttaacattGCTATCGATATATGCATACAAAGTAAACAGCAACGTAAAATTTAGTTCCTTTTTTAgaacataaatatatgtatGCATACAATGTGCATGCAGAAACATACAGAGTGTCCTACATATAACGAATGCTAAATTAATCCAATTCCTATTAAAAATAAAGAGAAATGTCTAAAATgagtatacgattgaaaaacgagTATCTCAAGATAATAAACGTCTCCTTATGATTACCTTGAATATCACTCTAAAGTCATTGACATCTTTTTTTCCCTACAATCCGACatcaaaacaaattcaacaatCTATGACATTATGACCTTGATACGTCTTTGAACAAAAAAGCGTTTAacggaagaaaaaaaaaaaaaaaagtatcaaATTAGTTCATTTTCTGAAACGTTTAACGCAAAAGTGTTGCTCATCCACATTAATTCGATGAGGTACATGATAACTGAATGAATCATTTGATGGCATTTCTAATTATGTTTCCGTTATTCATGAAATAACATGCATTCTGAAGTTCTTCTTTCAAAGACTTCAACGCCTTGGATACCTTTTTTCATACAGTCTATGCATTCACACTACTCCATCCAGCCACAAGCAAAAGTGGTTTGTCTTTATCCAACATGCCTCGATTAACGAAACAAGAAATTTCAATTACTGAACGTACACTTACTTAGTGCGTCAACTAGTAACAGAAACGACTAACATGCTAGGAACGATTAGTGGTACTTGTTCATTTTAATTAAAACTCGAAGaatgttttatattaatatgcCAGTATCATACATTGTTTAGGAGTACTTCACGATGTCATGAATCATTCAACTTCTCTTGATGTTAACCACCACCACGTTACATTATAAAACAGACGTTAATGTGTAATAAAATATCTATTACCTCAGAATGACCTTCAAGATGATCTCGAGAAGTCGTTTCTTATCATGAAACTATACATATAAATTCCTCTTAGTCTTTTTTCTTCTTACAACTAAAATAATTTAAGTGTTCATCATAAGCAAGACACATCCactacataaaatttaatatttttatccaCTGCAAtgcaaattcaaaaatttcgaaTACAAAAAAGATTGAAGAGGAATATTAATACCAATAAATAGTTAAATTAAGTCCttgagaaatatatatataaccttTTATCTAAGGGAATAAGTAATAAGCTTATAGTAAACAAAAAAAATTTGACATAAAAATCCTGCTTTGTACATCGAATAAGAAACAATTTTAAATGTGCATTGAATAAGAATAAAAAGTTGCTTTTGAATTCACTCAGGATAATGTTTTATAACACGAATGACAGACATGCACTAAATACAGAAAACTGCGTAACATATGGTTGTATATAATTCATTACTGTATCATTACTATATTTCAATCAGCATTTTACCATACAAATAGGCTCCCCTACTAACCACATAAGTATTTCAGTACATATGTATCTAATACTTGTTATATTCTTTCGATATATATAAGACGTTTGGCTACAATTGGGGCAAAATCGAAAAGGTGATCATAGACATGAGATAAAATAAGACGAATATCACGAGGAATGACATTTAGAAAAAAATCTCGCCCTAACGCAGCTGCAGATAAGAGTAGTTACAATGACAAGCACTGTTTCCCAtggcctaacccagacctacacTATGAGTTACGCGTTGACAATAGTGACATTCGATCTGCCGAGTTTCACACAGATTTCATCAACTCTTAAACGTTGTAATTAACAAACGaagatttttcattttatgtttacgtctaGAATCACTCTTTCAATTTTCCCCCGTCCCTAGTCGAACATCCGTCTATATCATATCTCATAAAACGTGCATTCGCGAATGCATGAATGTGTGTTGCAAGCATATAAAATGTGCATTTATACAAATATAGAACAAGTGTAcactaaaaaaaattaatggATTACATACACAGGTTGCCCATCTTGCGTTACAGGATGACCAAGGCCCGCCCCTGACAGATTAAGTATGAAATCGTGTATGAAGTTCTCAACGGATATAGGTACTGTTTCTTGCCTCTCACGAATCCTGTTCAATGAATAATGTAATTGTgcctataataaagatatttgtaATTTTGATAAAAATGGAGTTCATTGTACCTGCTAGGACGAGGTATGTCTAGGTCATTTCGAGACAAATTAGGTCGTAATCTACCAATAGACACATTATTTCTACTAGAAATGCTTGACATTTGACCTCGATGCAAGGGTCCCAACATTTGTATTATATGACGGTCGATGTTGTAAGGTGGTGGAGACTAAGCGAACAATATTTTTGTTAAAAACAagaatcaaaatatacatataaattgtTTTACGACAAACCAATAGGaaaaatttatacaaatttgTCTTATTCAACCTTGTTTCCAAATTAGAGTTGTTATTGGACTCGGCTAATACTATAACTGTTTAATCCTATTAAAAAATACACTGCATGGCCACTTATCAAATAGTGAAATAGTTTATCATATTAGACTGATTTGTCATAAACAATTATTGAAATAGCAAATTGGTGATATGTAATTTAGTAATAGAATGTAATAGAACGTACATCCTTTCTGCATTGCTAAAGCTAATAGAAAtgatgaaaaagaaaaaaaccaaATTCAACGATCGAGACTAAAAACTACTTACACTGTGAGATGGAATATCATCGATGTCACTTAAATCTTCACTACTAATATCCATGCTTGAGCTACTATCGTTACAACCACTTTCTAATTCTTCTATAAAACCGCTCGCGCATCTTGGACACGTATAATCCTAAAACAGAATCCAAAAATCTTATATATTATTATCATTTGAGAAATAATGTAACACATCTAGATTATGTATTACACTTTGTTTTATGACATAAAATAACAAAATGTGTTACTTTTCACGTATATTTCTCAAAAACGAACTATGCAAATTAGtagaaatatatacatatttatgcATGTGTGTGTGTATAATGTGTGTGCTGTGTGCACGATACGTATATATTATTCATATTCTTCACGACATTATTAAAATCGATTCCTATTTCAAAGAAAGCTCTAAAATGGCCCAAAGAAAAAATTATCTTTCGTGATATAAGTTTTCTAATACCTATGAATTTCACATGAAGGTTAAACATCCTTATAACACATAAACGTCGACCACTGTTAACGAGCATATCTGATTATATGAAAACAGAATTGAACAAATTCTTCAAAAACAGAAGGgtgtaaaatataattttatactCTAAACTAAAAAGCAAGCAAAAAGCAAAGTTATCATGCGTGCTGTTAAATGACAGATCCAAATAAAAAGCACATCGGATTTGCGTAAAACAGTTACATAGAATTAACAGTTATcaacataaaaaatatataattatactTACGGGTAGTAAACGTTCAATTTCGACACTGCATTTATGACAAAAAAATCGGGACATCGGAGTCCCGTCTACAACGGCTTCCGCCATGTTTTAGGTATGCTCCTTATACCTTCCTCTTGCCTATTTCTGACTATCGTGCTAGGTTGTAATTCGTCGCAACTCTTCGTGGAGGTAGTTGATTGCGTTTTAAGCGAATGTCGAATCCGAAATCCGAGCTGGAAAACTACTGATTTTAGATAATACCCTTTCGTAGCACGAGATGGCGTCCCATTATGTCCCATTAAAATTAGTCGATGGCACATCGACTAATGATCGTTACGTTCGATTACACTTTTCCTTTCGTCACTCTTGTCAATgtattgttttcaattttttcgtTAAATGTACGTAcatcatacatacatacattagCTTT
The sequence above is a segment of the Calliopsis andreniformis isolate RMS-2024a chromosome 3, iyCalAndr_principal, whole genome shotgun sequence genome. Coding sequences within it:
- the Iru gene encoding E3 ubiquitin-protein ligase Iruka isoform X1, translating into MAEAVVDGTPMSRFFCHKCSVEIERLLPDYTCPRCASGFIEELESGCNDSSSSMDISSEDLSDIDDIPSHSSPPPYNIDRHIIQMLGPLHRGQMSSISSRNNVSIGRLRPNLSRNDLDIPRPSRIRERQETVPISVENFIHDFILNLSGAGLGHPVTQDGQPVLNIRLFLGNPGDYVWGQDGLDAIVTQLLNQLDGTGPPPLPRKQIDEIPTTNVTQSQVDSKLQCSVCWEDFKLSEPVRQLPCQHLYHAPCIIPWLELHGTCPICRQSLGDQNSAEANQDTVGPSLAALFRAANESSNTRTSSASSSGGSNNSSNNTTSEI
- the Iru gene encoding E3 ubiquitin-protein ligase Iruka isoform X2; the protein is MAEAVVDGTPMSRFFCHKCSVEIERLLPDYTCPRCASGFIEELESGCNDSSSSMDISSEDLSDIDDIPSHSSPPPYNIDRHIIQMLGPLHRGQMSSISSRNNVSIGRLRPNLSRNDLDIPRPSRIRERQETVPISVENFIHDFILNLSGAGLGHPVTQDGQPVLFLGNPGDYVWGQDGLDAIVTQLLNQLDGTGPPPLPRKQIDEIPTTNVTQSQVDSKLQCSVCWEDFKLSEPVRQLPCQHLYHAPCIIPWLELHGTCPICRQSLGDQNSAEANQDTVGPSLAALFRAANESSNTRTSSASSSGGSNNSSNNTTSEI
- the Iru gene encoding E3 ubiquitin-protein ligase Iruka isoform X3 → MAEAVVDGTPMSRFFCHKCSVEIERLLPDYTCPRCASGFIEELESGCNDSSSSMDISSEDLSDIDDIPSHSAQLHYSLNRIRERQETVPISVENFIHDFILNLSGAGLGHPVTQDGQPVLNIRLFLGNPGDYVWGQDGLDAIVTQLLNQLDGTGPPPLPRKQIDEIPTTNVTQSQVDSKLQCSVCWEDFKLSEPVRQLPCQHLYHAPCIIPWLELHGTCPICRQSLGDQNSAEANQDTVGPSLAALFRAANESSNTRTSSASSSGGSNNSSNNTTSEI
- the Iru gene encoding E3 ubiquitin-protein ligase Iruka isoform X4, which gives rise to MAEAVVDGTPMSRFFCHKCSVEIERLLPDYTCPRCASGFIEELESGCNDSSSSMDISSEDLSDIDDIPSHSAQLHYSLNRIRERQETVPISVENFIHDFILNLSGAGLGHPVTQDGQPVLFLGNPGDYVWGQDGLDAIVTQLLNQLDGTGPPPLPRKQIDEIPTTNVTQSQVDSKLQCSVCWEDFKLSEPVRQLPCQHLYHAPCIIPWLELHGTCPICRQSLGDQNSAEANQDTVGPSLAALFRAANESSNTRTSSASSSGGSNNSSNNTTSEI